A section of the Desulfomicrobium apsheronum genome encodes:
- the rpmB gene encoding 50S ribosomal protein L28: MSKVCDICGKGPQVGNHVSHANNKTKRRFMPNLQSVRAQLQSGEVKRMKVCTQCIRSGAVTKPAVN, from the coding sequence ATGTCAAAAGTTTGCGATATTTGCGGGAAGGGCCCTCAGGTCGGCAATCATGTCAGCCATGCCAACAACAAGACCAAGCGGCGCTTCATGCCCAATCTTCAGTCTGTCCGCGCTCAGTTGCAGTCCGGCGAAGTGAAACGGATGAAGGTCTGCACCCAGTGCATTCGTTCCGGTGCCGTGACCAAGCCCGCGGTCAACTAG
- a CDS encoding YceD family protein yields MVEHWIGLTDLPAQGREFSFDDQDVWRELWQEFHYDMEIVTPLSATLSIAPQPDGYLIKGHIEGTVRTVCHRCLEDAEVIIDHDFDTYEAHEDVDLLDDEPSHLRNIDTGWELDAAGLLWEEFLLALPEKILCADTCLGLCPQCGKNRNLESCACSSPDSQSPLAKALQGLKIKTN; encoded by the coding sequence ATGGTTGAACATTGGATTGGACTGACGGATCTCCCGGCACAAGGTCGGGAATTTTCATTTGACGACCAGGACGTCTGGCGTGAACTCTGGCAGGAGTTCCACTATGACATGGAAATCGTCACGCCTCTCTCGGCCACGCTGAGCATCGCCCCCCAGCCGGACGGATACCTGATCAAGGGCCATATTGAAGGCACCGTCAGAACAGTGTGTCACCGATGCCTGGAAGATGCCGAAGTGATCATCGACCACGATTTCGACACCTATGAAGCCCACGAGGACGTGGACCTGCTTGATGATGAACCCAGCCACCTGCGCAACATCGACACAGGCTGGGAGTTGGACGCGGCGGGCCTTTTGTGGGAAGAATTCTTGCTGGCCCTGCCCGAAAAAATACTTTGCGCCGACACGTGTTTGGGGCTATGCCCGCAATGCGGAAAAAACAGGAACCTGGAATCATGCGCCTGCAGCAGCCCAGACAGCCAATCCCCCTTGGCCAAAGCGTTGCAAGGCCTTAAAATCAAAACCAATTAG
- the rpmF gene encoding 50S ribosomal protein L32: MPLPKKKTSKSRRNMRRSHDHVAIPNVVYCECGEASLSHCICPGCGKYKGRQYTKAADA; the protein is encoded by the coding sequence ATGCCATTGCCCAAGAAGAAAACATCCAAGTCCAGAAGAAACATGCGTCGCTCCCATGACCACGTCGCCATCCCCAATGTCGTGTACTGCGAATGCGGCGAAGCCAGCCTGTCCCACTGCATCTGCCCCGGTTGCGGCAAATACAAGGGACGCCAGTACACCAAGGCTGCAGATGCCTAA
- the plsX gene encoding phosphate acyltransferase PlsX → MPKDICLAVDAMGGDFGPEINIPGSLAAARETGVRLILVGDEPSIRKELDRHAHADVRFEIVHTTQVAGMAEKPSDVLRRKKDSSMQVAFRLVREGRAHGVVTAGNSGAALACGMFILGRISGVDRPALASIMPTLKKPIVLIDVGANADCKPYNLVQFGLMAEVLARCVLDISSPKVGILSIGEEEGKGNSLTKDAFTLLKGSSLNFIGNVEGRDVFTGETDVIVCDGFVGNVALKLSEGLGSALASMLKTELKKSIWSRLGTLIALPAFKRFAKKIDYAEYGGAPILGLNGIAIVCHGKSNARAITTALQQAAIFVEKKANDHLVEGLHANTELSLFSRTGKASALKQEAAGL, encoded by the coding sequence ATGCCTAAAGACATCTGTCTCGCCGTGGACGCCATGGGGGGAGACTTCGGCCCGGAAATAAACATTCCGGGCTCCCTCGCGGCTGCCCGTGAGACTGGGGTCAGACTCATCCTTGTGGGCGACGAACCGTCCATCCGCAAGGAATTGGACAGGCACGCCCATGCGGACGTGCGTTTCGAAATCGTGCATACCACCCAGGTGGCCGGCATGGCGGAAAAGCCTTCGGATGTGCTCAGGCGCAAGAAGGACAGCTCCATGCAGGTGGCCTTTCGCCTTGTGCGCGAAGGCCGGGCCCACGGCGTGGTCACGGCCGGAAACTCCGGAGCGGCCCTGGCCTGCGGAATGTTCATCCTCGGACGCATAAGCGGCGTGGACAGACCGGCGCTGGCCTCCATCATGCCAACACTCAAAAAACCCATCGTGCTCATTGACGTGGGCGCCAACGCGGACTGCAAGCCATACAACCTGGTCCAGTTCGGCCTCATGGCCGAAGTGTTGGCCCGTTGCGTGCTGGACATCTCAAGTCCGAAAGTCGGCATTTTGAGCATCGGCGAGGAAGAAGGCAAGGGCAACAGCCTGACCAAGGACGCCTTTACCCTGCTGAAGGGCTCCTCTCTCAATTTTATAGGCAACGTCGAGGGCCGTGACGTCTTCACCGGCGAGACCGATGTCATCGTCTGCGACGGTTTCGTCGGCAACGTGGCCCTGAAGCTGAGCGAAGGACTGGGTTCGGCCCTGGCTTCCATGCTCAAGACGGAGCTCAAGAAGTCGATCTGGTCGCGCCTTGGAACGCTCATCGCACTGCCCGCCTTCAAACGTTTCGCCAAGAAAATCGACTACGCCGAATACGGTGGCGCCCCCATTCTCGGGCTGAACGGCATCGCCATTGTCTGCCACGGCAAATCCAATGCGCGGGCCATCACCACCGCACTGCAGCAAGCCGCCATCTTCGTGGAGAAAAAGGCCAATGATCACCTCGTGGAAGGCCTGCACGCCAACACGGAACTGAGCCTCTTCTCCCGTACCGGAAAGGCCTCCGCCCTCAAGCAGGAAGCCGCGGGCCTTTAG
- a CDS encoding beta-ketoacyl-ACP synthase III: protein MSSPCFISGLGLHLPRTLVTNSDLEHIVDTSDEWIRSRTGIATRHFAQADEPCSVLAYNAACKALENAGMTAQELTHIFVGTFSGDYNLPSTACLLQDMLGLKGIPAFDLAAACSGFLYCLETARAYTCMYPEAKILIVGSEVTTSRLNFEDRTTCVLFGDGAGAAIVTGQANPGSVKVIDAMLKADGSVGSLLTVHGGGSACKPVLGQTIGPEYFVEMNGRDVFKHAVRCMVEISANLLEKNGLTTDDIDLIIPHQANIRIIEAIGKKLNVDSEKIYVNVDRIGNTSAASIPIALTEAVASGRIQPGMKVLLTAFGGGFTWASALLQF from the coding sequence ATGTCTTCACCGTGCTTCATTTCGGGCCTGGGCTTGCACCTGCCCCGGACACTTGTAACGAATTCGGACCTGGAACATATCGTCGACACTTCCGACGAATGGATTCGCTCGCGTACCGGCATCGCAACCAGACATTTCGCCCAGGCCGACGAGCCCTGCTCCGTCCTGGCCTACAATGCCGCATGCAAAGCCCTGGAAAATGCGGGAATGACCGCCCAGGAACTCACGCATATTTTTGTGGGTACCTTTTCCGGAGACTACAATCTGCCCAGCACAGCCTGTCTGCTGCAAGACATGCTGGGTCTAAAAGGCATCCCGGCCTTCGATCTGGCCGCAGCCTGCTCCGGCTTTCTATATTGCCTGGAGACCGCCCGGGCCTACACCTGCATGTACCCGGAAGCCAAGATCCTGATCGTCGGCAGTGAAGTGACCACCTCGCGCCTCAACTTCGAGGACCGCACCACCTGCGTGCTCTTCGGCGACGGGGCGGGCGCGGCCATCGTCACCGGACAGGCAAACCCCGGAAGCGTCAAGGTCATCGACGCCATGCTCAAGGCCGACGGCTCCGTGGGCAGCCTCCTGACCGTCCACGGTGGCGGCTCGGCGTGCAAACCGGTCCTTGGCCAGACCATCGGACCGGAATATTTTGTCGAAATGAACGGACGCGACGTCTTCAAGCACGCCGTACGCTGCATGGTGGAAATTTCCGCGAATCTGCTTGAGAAAAACGGGCTGACCACGGACGACATCGACCTCATCATTCCCCACCAGGCCAATATCCGCATCATCGAAGCCATCGGAAAAAAATTGAACGTGGATTCGGAAAAAATCTACGTCAATGTCGACCGAATCGGAAACACTTCCGCAGCTTCCATACCCATCGCCCTGACCGAAGCCGTGGCCAGCGGCCGCATCCAGCCCGGTATGAAGGTCCTGCTCACGGCCTTTGGCGGCGGATTTACCTGGGCATCGGCCTTGTTGCAATTTTAG
- the fabG gene encoding 3-oxoacyl-[acyl-carrier-protein] reductase gives MSELVRTALVTGGTRGIGKAIVKKLAGLGYQVYFTYVSRPELAEAVCAEIAADGGAARGFQLDASDWDAVADFFAAQIKDKVSLELLVNNAGITKDGLIMRMKREQWEQVIQINLTGAFVCLQQAAKIMLKQRKGRIVNISSVVGQMGNAGQANYCASKAGLIGLTKAAALELGSRGITVNAIAPGFIETDMTETLPQDVREKYLERIPLGRLGSAQTIADTVAYLASDQAEYITGQVLGINGGMYL, from the coding sequence ATGAGCGAACTGGTCAGGACCGCCTTGGTCACCGGCGGCACAAGAGGGATCGGCAAAGCGATCGTAAAAAAACTTGCAGGCTTGGGGTACCAGGTTTATTTCACTTACGTCAGCAGACCGGAACTGGCTGAAGCCGTGTGCGCGGAAATCGCGGCCGATGGTGGCGCTGCCCGGGGCTTTCAGCTCGACGCCAGCGACTGGGACGCCGTGGCCGATTTTTTTGCCGCGCAGATCAAGGACAAGGTCAGCCTTGAACTCCTGGTCAACAATGCGGGCATCACCAAGGACGGCCTGATCATGCGCATGAAACGCGAGCAATGGGAGCAGGTGATCCAGATCAACCTGACCGGAGCCTTCGTCTGCCTGCAGCAGGCAGCCAAGATCATGCTCAAGCAGCGCAAGGGACGCATCGTCAATATTTCCTCCGTCGTGGGGCAGATGGGCAATGCCGGGCAAGCCAACTACTGCGCGTCCAAGGCCGGCCTCATCGGGCTGACCAAGGCCGCCGCACTTGAGCTTGGCTCGCGCGGCATCACCGTCAACGCCATCGCGCCGGGGTTCATCGAGACCGACATGACTGAAACTCTCCCCCAGGACGTGCGGGAAAAATATCTCGAACGCATTCCTCTGGGACGCCTCGGTTCGGCGCAAACCATCGCCGACACCGTGGCCTATCTGGCATCCGACCAGGCTGAATACATCACCGGTCAGGTGCTCGGAATCAATGGCGGCATGTATCTGTAG
- the acpP gene encoding acyl carrier protein, with protein sequence MSIEEKVKELVVEQLGVSAEEVKLESSFVESLGADSLDLTELIMAMEEEFDIEIDDEDAQKIATVQDAINYIKSKS encoded by the coding sequence ATGTCTATTGAAGAAAAAGTCAAAGAACTGGTGGTCGAGCAGCTGGGCGTTTCCGCAGAAGAAGTAAAGCTTGAGTCCTCCTTTGTGGAGTCCCTGGGCGCCGATTCCCTGGACCTGACCGAACTGATCATGGCCATGGAAGAAGAATTCGACATCGAGATCGATGACGAAGACGCACAGAAGATCGCCACCGTCCAGGACGCCATCAATTATATCAAGTCCAAGTCCTAG
- the fabF gene encoding beta-ketoacyl-ACP synthase II produces MIGKRVVVTGLAAMTPIGNSLEESWTNLVGGVCGIGPITLFDCSEFDTKIAGELKNFEPTNYVGVKDAKRMDRFVQIAVAAGKQLMENCGLTMDEATAPEVGVLLGCGLGGLSTIEDFHSKLLKSGPGRISPFYIPMLIANMASGQISIHTGAKGPNLVTTSACASATHAIGYAYSDIKLGRVKACITGGVESTITPMGVSGFTAMKALSTRNDEPLKASRPFDADRTGFVIGEGAGLLMLEELEHAKARGAKIYAEIVGYGASGDAYHIAAPEESGTGMGQAMKCALRDAELAPEQITFINAHGTSTKLNDKTETKAIKAVFGAHAYKMPITANKSMIGHLLGAAGGAEAVFTAMSLTTGIIPGTINQDTPDPDCDLDYTPGASREMDLEYGISNSFGFGGTNASVILRSFK; encoded by the coding sequence ATGATTGGAAAACGCGTTGTCGTTACAGGCCTTGCGGCCATGACCCCCATTGGCAATTCCCTTGAGGAGAGCTGGACCAACCTTGTCGGCGGAGTCTGCGGCATTGGTCCCATCACTCTCTTTGACTGTTCCGAGTTCGACACAAAGATCGCAGGGGAACTGAAAAATTTCGAACCGACAAATTATGTCGGGGTCAAGGATGCCAAGCGCATGGACCGTTTTGTCCAGATCGCCGTGGCTGCCGGCAAGCAGCTCATGGAAAACTGCGGTCTGACCATGGACGAAGCCACGGCCCCGGAAGTGGGCGTGCTTCTGGGCTGCGGTCTTGGCGGACTTTCGACCATCGAGGACTTCCACAGCAAGCTGCTCAAATCCGGTCCGGGCAGGATTTCCCCTTTCTACATACCCATGCTCATCGCGAACATGGCTTCGGGGCAGATCTCCATCCACACCGGCGCCAAGGGGCCGAACCTAGTCACCACCTCCGCCTGCGCCTCGGCCACGCACGCCATCGGCTATGCGTACTCCGACATCAAGCTCGGCCGGGTCAAGGCCTGCATCACCGGCGGCGTGGAGTCGACGATCACGCCCATGGGCGTATCCGGTTTCACGGCCATGAAGGCCCTGTCCACACGCAACGATGAACCGCTCAAGGCCAGCCGTCCCTTTGACGCCGACCGTACCGGATTCGTCATCGGCGAGGGCGCGGGCCTGCTCATGCTCGAAGAGCTTGAGCACGCCAAGGCGCGCGGAGCCAAAATCTACGCAGAGATAGTCGGCTACGGGGCTTCCGGAGACGCATACCACATTGCCGCGCCCGAAGAGTCGGGCACGGGCATGGGCCAGGCCATGAAGTGCGCCCTGCGGGACGCCGAACTGGCCCCGGAACAGATCACCTTCATCAATGCGCATGGCACATCGACCAAGCTCAACGACAAGACCGAAACCAAAGCCATCAAGGCCGTCTTCGGCGCTCACGCCTACAAGATGCCCATCACCGCCAACAAGAGCATGATCGGGCACCTGCTTGGCGCTGCCGGCGGTGCCGAGGCTGTATTCACGGCCATGAGCCTGACCACGGGCATTATTCCCGGGACAATCAATCAGGACACCCCGGACCCGGACTGCGATCTGGATTACACGCCGGGTGCCAGCAGGGAAATGGACCTGGAATACGGCATCAGCAACTCGTTTGGATTCGGCGGCACCAATGCGTCCGTAATCCTGCGCAGTTTCAAATAA
- the glyA gene encoding serine hydroxymethyltransferase → MDELTRQDPQIAKAIQLETNRQITKLELIASENFTSLAVRAAMGSVMTHKYAEGYPGKRYYGGCEFVDMAENLAMERARQLFGAEYANVQPHSGSQANMGAYFAVIEPGDTILGMNLSHGGHLTHGSPVNFSGRLFKTAFYGVEKETGQINYDEVEALAKEHQPKLIIAGASAYPRTLDFARFRAIADSVGAKLLVDMAHIAGLVATDLHPSPIKHAHYTTTTTHKTLRGPRGGMILSSEEFGKTLNSQIFPGIQGGPLMHVIAAKAVAFAEALRPEFKAYQQQVLDNAATLAKELTDAGYHLVSGGTDNHLMLVDLTAQDITGKDAEIGLDKGGITVNKNTVPFETRSPFVTSGVRLGTPALTTRGMKSDDMRKVAKWIVAILENLDNESRLTEIRLDVEKFAGQFPLFAW, encoded by the coding sequence ATGGACGAACTCACCCGCCAGGATCCGCAGATAGCCAAGGCAATCCAGCTGGAGACCAACCGCCAGATTACCAAACTCGAGCTCATCGCCTCGGAGAACTTCACCTCTCTCGCGGTTCGCGCCGCCATGGGCAGCGTCATGACCCACAAGTACGCTGAAGGCTATCCGGGCAAGCGCTACTACGGCGGATGCGAGTTCGTGGACATGGCCGAAAACCTGGCCATGGAGCGTGCCCGGCAGCTTTTCGGAGCCGAGTACGCCAACGTCCAGCCCCATTCGGGCTCCCAGGCCAACATGGGCGCCTATTTCGCCGTCATCGAACCGGGCGACACCATCCTTGGCATGAACCTGTCCCACGGCGGTCACCTGACTCACGGCAGCCCGGTCAATTTTTCGGGCCGCCTGTTCAAGACCGCCTTCTACGGCGTGGAAAAGGAAACCGGTCAGATCAACTATGACGAAGTCGAAGCCCTGGCCAAGGAACATCAGCCCAAACTGATCATCGCCGGTGCCAGCGCCTACCCGCGCACCCTCGACTTCGCCCGCTTTCGGGCCATCGCCGACAGCGTCGGTGCCAAGCTGCTGGTCGACATGGCCCACATCGCTGGGCTGGTGGCCACGGATCTGCACCCCTCGCCCATCAAGCACGCCCACTACACCACGACGACCACGCACAAGACCCTGCGCGGCCCCCGCGGCGGCATGATTTTAAGCTCAGAGGAGTTCGGCAAGACCCTCAATTCCCAGATCTTCCCCGGCATCCAGGGCGGACCGCTCATGCACGTCATCGCGGCCAAGGCCGTGGCCTTCGCCGAGGCTCTGCGTCCCGAGTTCAAGGCATACCAGCAGCAGGTTCTCGACAACGCCGCCACCCTGGCCAAGGAACTGACCGACGCCGGATACCACCTTGTCTCCGGCGGCACGGACAACCACCTCATGCTGGTGGACCTGACCGCTCAGGACATCACCGGCAAGGACGCCGAGATCGGCCTCGACAAGGGTGGCATCACCGTCAACAAGAACACCGTGCCCTTCGAGACCCGCTCGCCCTTCGTCACCTCCGGGGTGCGCCTTGGCACACCGGCCCTGACCACACGTGGCATGAAAAGCGACGACATGCGCAAGGTGGCCAAATGGATTGTCGCCATCCTCGAGAACCTGGACAACGAGTCCAGACTGACCGAGATCCGGCTTGACGTGGAGAAATTCGCGGGCCAGTTCCCGCTTTTCGCCTGGTAG
- a CDS encoding deoxycytidylate deaminase has product MDNRIPWPEYFMSIAYLVAERSTCLRRKVGALAVKDKRILATGYNGAPAGLTHCLELGCMREKLGIPSGQRHELCRALHAEQNVIIQAAIHGVSIEGADIFCTTQPCILCAKMLINCRVRAIYFAEGYPDEMSREMLDEAKIPYSRLEKPADA; this is encoded by the coding sequence ATGGACAACCGCATCCCCTGGCCGGAATATTTCATGAGCATCGCCTACCTGGTGGCCGAACGCTCCACCTGTCTGCGGCGAAAAGTCGGGGCCCTGGCCGTCAAGGACAAACGCATCCTGGCCACGGGCTACAACGGCGCGCCTGCCGGACTGACCCATTGCCTTGAACTCGGCTGCATGCGCGAAAAGCTCGGCATCCCTTCCGGCCAACGCCACGAACTCTGCCGCGCCCTGCATGCCGAACAGAACGTCATCATCCAGGCCGCCATCCACGGGGTGAGCATCGAGGGCGCTGACATCTTCTGCACCACCCAGCCGTGCATCCTCTGCGCGAAAATGCTCATAAACTGCCGGGTACGCGCCATTTACTTCGCCGAAGGCTACCCCGACGAAATGTCCCGGGAGATGCTGGACGAGGCAAAAATCCCGTATTCCCGGCTGGAGAAGCCCGCCGATGCGTGA